CCTTTGATGTCTTCGTTACGACGAGTGATGGGTAAAGCGGTGTTGTCTCTCCAAGCTCTAGACCTGTCTCATCATCTGTACTCAGTGGGGCGCGTCCGACTAAATGGCGCGGCACCTTTCGTTGACAGACGTCGCACGATTTAACAAACCGTTTCGTCTCCGACTGGACCCTTGGCCAGTAAAATTCAGCAACAATTCGATCCACCGTTCTCCTCACACCCCGGTGACCGGCGAGGATCCCTTCATGAGCCAACTTCATCACCATCTCCCTGAGGTCTTTTGGCACCACTAGTTGATCGAGTATTTTTCCACCTGGCACTGTGTGCTTCCTGTATAAAATGTCATCCTTTAAGTAATATTCGCTTACGCGGCCATCCGCGGTCATCCTCTTGCCGACCTTTTCGAAACATCTCCTCAGAGACCCATCGTCCCTCTGTAAAGCTTTTAATTTCTCTTGCTCTATTCCAACGACTGCGGCTTGCGGAACAGGCAGAGTAGGCAGGGACCGTATCTTCGTTTCCTTTGTCACAGCAACGAGCTCGGTACCAAATTCATAGTCTTCTTTATGTCTCGAGGATCCGGCTGCGTTTTTAACTGCTGTGGACAACGTTTGGCCCTCTACGTCTGGTAGCTCCGCTTGAGCGGTAGATGACATCCTGTTGGCAGGGTAACTCGTCTTGTCGCTGTTATGTTTCAGCGGTGACCATGAATTGGTCGGGTCATCAGGTGCACGGGCACCTTCAATGTTTCCCAGTACCACATCATACAGGGGATCTTGCATACATTTAACTCGTGCGACGTCGGTAAAGAACGGACTGTCTAAGTATACTATGGCTTCCGGTAAGTAGTGGATTGTACGGTCTAGCAAGAGCACTGGACTTTTTGTTCCTGTCATTTTGTCCTCAGGTACCATAGAGAGTCGCACGACCACGGTATTGCAGCCAGTGTCTCGTAAGACAGACACCGGTTGTGATTCGAGAAAGCCTCTTCTCACTGGCAGATTTCCACTGTCACATCTGGGACCTTGTCGCATTAACGTCATGTTGACTATTGGGACCGTTTCGCCACCTTGAAGCACTACGTATCCGCCACTCTCTTCTGTCGGCTTTTCGGCTTGCGATGGAGCCAGAATACACGAAGCTTGTCCTTGCTTTTTCCTTCTTGAGGTTTCACCGCCTTGTCCCTTTCTGCCGGACCATCCGCGACCTGTAGAGTCCTCTTTAGTCCGGGACCAGCACTCCGAACCTCGATGTCCCGCTTTATCACAAAGGAAGCACCGATTAGTTGCACGTGGCATCACTGTTGGAGGTTCAGTCTTGCGAGCAGAGTCTAACACGACCTCCTTGGATAACTTTTCTCTACCTAGATTGGTCAGGTTTTGTGCCTCTATAAAACAATCGGCATTCTTTGACAACATAGCGAGGGTCTTACAGTTCCCTTCTTTCAGGAACACTCGCAGTGACGCAGAACATCTCCTCAAGAACTGTTCAGCAATCATGGCGTCCCTGAGGGAGTCGAAGGTCCTCTCAATATGGGACATTTCAAGCCAGTGGTCAAAGTAGCCCGATATTCTACCTGCATATTGTAGGCCAGTCTCATTGTCTTCGGGCCTTGCGTTTCGAAACTTTTCTCGGTATCCCTCAGCAGTGCACCGAAAGCGCTGAAGGAGAGTAGCCTTCAGCTGGTCGTAGTCTAGGCCTGCATTAGAATCAAGCCGTCCTATGACCGTCAACGCTTCTCCTGTCAGGCAGAGGCTGAGGGAGAGCGCCCATTTTGCACGGGGCCATTCCTGACTTGTTGCCACTCGCTCAAAACGTTGCAAGTAAGCGTCTAAATCATCCCGGGCTTCGTTAAAGGGCGGGATCAACTTATGAGGACTGAATAGCTCAGGAGCCGCCCTGGTAACCGACTGTTCCGTAGTGCTGTCTCTCTGTGCGCTTTGTACGCCAGTAGTCTTTTCCTGGAGCTCGATCTTGAGCTTTAGCACTCGTTCTTCCGCTTCTAGTCGTAGACGCTCTTGTTCTGCCTGCGCTTCGGCCTCTAGCGCCTGCGCTTTCGCGTCTTCCCGATGTTGGGCGCGCTGGTCGCGTTCCCTCACGATTTCTGTATCAATCCAACGCTTTAACTCCGCTCCTGTCATTCCTAGCTCTTTCCCTATGGCGTACAACCTCTCGATCTCCATCGCTCCTCCTGTGCGTTTGaatatcctggcaggctcgccaaaatttgtgataggaggatgtgggcccaggcctcaagcacacaggcatggcacaatgaacacagagaggctttgatgacacggggacgggactaggataacgtacacgataacacacacagagttcctttcataaatgtctgtcgcgtaagtatcgtcgcgctcagcgtcaatgtaggaaggcgtccgatagcgcgtcggtctcacacactcacggcacgaagaggcgcagagatgaatctcgagcggcgagtggcgcaggtgctggaggccggggcgggtgcccggcacacgacgagccactcgcgcgacagcagggtcgggacgtcggcccgccacagggtagaccgttcggaaagcttagctgcaccggaacatgccggtgtcggatgctcgcccagcagtggagcaggccggttgaagaccaaggacagcccggcctgttctgccagcacacccaggaacaccggccttgggtagatgactgctcggctcgttcggaaggccagcccaggcagctcaggcagatcgcatggctgccgtctccgcccagacaccggtccttctcttcttcttcgtccgtcgccgccgcacagcaatcacgcgcattcggccgcgacattcaaatagtccaaactcctatcacaccGGCTCACTACGTGTAGGCCAGACAGCCGCCGGAGGTCATTGTGGCGCTGCCCGCAAACGCGCCACTTTGGCAAAGCTGTTTTTTGGCAGGCATGccacccgcctgcgtgcctccttgaacgaTATCTTTTGCTTCAATTTGATTGCCACgacttgtttttcatttttccaggatgggcaggAGCGCGAATATgtggcgtgctccccatcgcagttccCGCTGTATGGAGAATTATCGCAATTGTCAGATGGATCTTTTTTGGTACTACACTTAACGCGCATTTCCTGCGGCCTCAGCCGTTCTctgaactgggaccaaatatttCGCGATTAAAGCATTCGAGAGGACTGGGGATGTACGGTCTGACCAGGATCTTTATGTACACTACCTCGATTGTCTCAGGCCGCATACCTAATCTGAAAATTAGAACCAAGTGCTTTGCTTCGATTCCTTTAGAATCACGCCTCAACTTAATCCGCTTGATATTGATCACATTCTGATAGCGCCAGCCTTGTAGTAGTTAGGCTTGAATGAACACAATTA
This Dermacentor albipictus isolate Rhodes 1998 colony chromosome 1, USDA_Dalb.pri_finalv2, whole genome shotgun sequence DNA region includes the following protein-coding sequences:
- the LOC135911075 gene encoding uncharacterized protein translates to MEIERLYAIGKELGMTGAELKRWIDTEIVRERDQRAQHREDAKAQALEAEAQAEQERLRLEAEERVLKLKIELQEKTTGVQSAQRDSTTEQSVTRAAPELFSPHKLIPPFNEARDDLDAYLQRFERVATSQEWPRAKWALSLSLCLTGEALTVIGRLDSNAGLDYDQLKATLLQRFRCTAEGYREKFRNARPEDNETGLQYAGRISGYFDHWLEMSHIERTFDSLRDAMIAEQFLRRCSASLRVFLKEGNCKTLAMLSKNADCFIEAQNLTNLGREKLSKEVVLDSARKTEPPTVMPRATNRCFLCDKAGHRGSECWSRTKEDSTGRGWSGRKGQGGETSRRKKQGQASCILAPSQAEKPTEESGGYVVLQGGETVPIVNMTLMRQGPRCDSGNLPVRRGFLESQPVSVLRDTGCNTVVVRLSMVPEDKMTGTKSPVLLLDRTIHYLPEAIVYLDSPFFTDVARVKCMQDPLYDVVLGNIEGARAPDDPTNSWSPLKHNSDKTSYPANRMSSTAQAELPDVEGQTLSTAVKNAAGSSRHKEDYEFGTELVAVTKETKIRSLPTLPVPQAAVVGIEQEKLKALQRDDGSLRRCFEKVGKRMTADGRVSEYYLKDDILYRKHTVPGGKILDQLVVPKDLREMVMKLAHEGILAGHRGVRRTVDRIVAEFYWPRVQSETKRFVKSCDVCQRKVPRHLVGRAPLSTDDETGLELGETTPLYPSLVVTKTSKDIAISNQLTMDQRLKAEVEKSRSSSLARTRRAFATPVLR